The sequence below is a genomic window from Coffea arabica cultivar ET-39 chromosome 8e, Coffea Arabica ET-39 HiFi, whole genome shotgun sequence.
ATCGCTCAGGTATGGAATCCTAACCTCAAAATATGTGCTGCTACTTTTCATAATAAGAAGCAGgggggaaaaagagagagagagggtctTTAGATCCTTGCAAACGCACAAGCATACTGCCTTAATAAAATGTGATTATATTCACTCATTTCCTCTTCTCATATTTTTGAGTTTATAGATAAGAAATTTCAAGAATTCTGCTTTCCCCATCTGAAATTGCATCTCACGAGTAATCAAGGCCAAGTATCTCTCAAGTTGCCTGCATTGCATGGGGGTTGTTGCTTGTTTCTAAGATCAGCTCCATCTTTTCATTGGAATTGATAGATGGAGCAGGTTGGCTTAAGCCGTAGCCATATCGAAACCTGATCCAAGCAAGTTTGGTGACTCATTAGTAACTCATCATGGGAACCTTCTAATGAATccttgattattatttttttttatggcaTACTTTGAAATAAGGATTTTCTACTGTATAATACGACTATTGACTGATATGACGAAGAAGATATTCTTGATTATGCTATAAAATCTACAGGCTAGACAAGGGTTGGAAAATGGAAATGACGGCTTACAACAATTGCactgaaattttcattttcagatCTTTAGGCACTAGCAGTCTGTATAATGCTTTAACTGTATTCAACATCCTGATTGTCTGCCTAAGCACTCATTCTTCCTGATTAGCGAAACATGATCTCTATCTGAAGCACTAAGATGGTTTTGAGTTTTGACAATCTGCAACTTTGGTTTTGCACGACATGGACTGCCATATTGAGGAACAACCGGCTGATTCTTGAGACTCACTTTGAAGAAGCTTGAGCAATTAAAAGGATTTTCTTCCATCATACTTGCAGAAATGGTATCCATTAATCAATTCATCCGGTTCAGCAGGACCTGTCCACACTAATCCATATATATGTCAAACCAATCCTGCAAATGGTTTTCTTATAATAATCCCAACACTTGAAATTGGCTCCCTTGTAAGAAATTGTAGTATTATCATCTACGGTTAGGTACATGTCAGAAACTTGAAAAAGgattttgacttaagaacacaAGGAGGGTCTTAATCTTTTTGACCCTAGAAGGGCCAGAGTACAAGAAGGCCATGGATTGCTGGTGTTAGGATTTTGAAGCAGTTACTTCTCTCAAGAACAATTTATTGGCACAACTTAATTGctcaaagttcaacattctATGACTAAGGCCATATATCAGGCTAACGTGATACCTTTTGTTACAAAGATTCAAAGTATCACTTTTGCCAGATATCCTTGGTCATAGGCTCATAGCATGTTTAGAGATCCACCATAGCTAAGAGAAGCCACTTTTTGCATGGATGCTTTGGCAGAAAGGAGAGCTACTGTGGATCTTTCCTTTTGTGTGTTTGGATTCAGCTCTATGGGATTCCATCACAGTGAGAAAAACCATCCCTTTAGCCGGATATCCTTAGTCATGGGATGTTTATGAAATCCAATTGGTGTGTGGATGCTTTGGCAAAAAATGGGAGCCACTATGAATCTTCCTTCTATGTGTTTTGATTCAGCTAGCCAAATATTTTTTAGCCATTATAACCATGGTTAAAAGTCACAGTCACGGCTTGGAccgttccacatcggtctcggCATATTGGTTGCGATCTTGGCGAGAcatgaatttttgaaatatttaatattctaaaaattataaaaaatatgataaataaaaataattaaaaattagtaaaaataataaaaattcaagttGATTCGGAATGATTCAGAGTGATTCGACCGTTTCAACCCTTCACGGTGACGTCTCGACCTGTCACGTATCTCGAAAACGTTTCATCGCGGTCTCATTTCGGCCGCCCGAGACGGagactcggccgagtcttcAAACCATGATTATAACAGGATTTATAGGAACTTTGGGAGCTAGCCTCCCATGTTCTGTACCTGTTTAAGACTGCGTATTATGCTTATTTGTTAATGTACTTGTATTctctacttaaaaaaaaaaaactatctaattaaatttagaaaaaaaaattcaagataaaAATCATACTCGAAGAAGAAATTGTAGAAATCAATTATGCAGTTGATTCAAGAATCTAATGTAGAATAATGGTTTATGCCTTGCGTCACATCACAAAACTTTGGCTCGATTCACGAACTATGTCCTCCTCCCGGCACGGCCTCTTCCTCCGTCCCATGAATATAAAAACCTATTTTCTTGTTTCCTCCTTTCGTCACGGCATCTTCCTCCGTCCCATGTATAAGAAAAGCCAAGTTTTTGTAAGTAGTTTTTTGTGACGTGATACATCCGTCGCTTAATAAACCATGCAGTGACAGATCCTTTTTGTCCACAAGCATCTTgtctttcttgattttattacTAGGGACAACCAAAGAGTTGCTTTCATGGTTTTTTTTAGTGCCAATTGATTGATCATTAAGATTATAGCGGTCAAGATTCTAACTTATGATAAACACGAAAGGTAGACACCGGAAATTGCGTATCATTATCATTAGTATATAAAAAGAATCATGAGTCTTGGTATTTTGGAGTATAAGTGTAAACGTAAGCATTCTTGTGATATTAgcttttattatttcaattatATATGCCCTTATTAACTGATGATTGAAATttcatattatatttttttaattttattatgatGATTAAAATTCATTATATCATATCTATTgatttagaagaaaataataGTTGATGACAAGATAAAATGTTAAGCATGAGAGACTAAGCAAGATTTGGTCTTAGTTTTCTATTTGTCTAAAATAACATTCTACTTAATAATTAgatttattatattttaataaTAGCAATAATCGTAGCAGTTAGGAAAAAAAGTAACACTCTAAACCAATGCGTCTCTTTGAattctatttttcattttttatttccaTTAAAAATTGTTGATTGGTTATAGCCTaattaaattttcaaatcttCAAAAACATCACTATTGATACTTAAACATGGTGGTGCtcttaggaaattttcaaattttctaatagaatttttttgtttgtgTTTTATTTTAGATTCtacctaaaaaaataaaaaaaataacaaaagaaaaaaagaaaatatcaaCTATCTCTACCTatgaaatttcaattctcaaaaaaatgaatagttagaggggaaattttttttatttggttaaTCATCTATGCTCTGTTGTTAATAGaaataatatataaaataataCAAAAGATTCAATTTCAAAGAATAGACATctcttcatttttcaaaaaacgGTGCATATAACTTAATattgagaaatttcattaaGATACTAATAAATTCAACTTATATAAATGGTAGAGCATGCAGTGGatatttatacaaaaaaaatattttatttaatttttttacccTCCCACTGCTCTCCATATCTTTTGCATCCCCAACTATCAGATACAGGATTCAAATCCTGAACAATAGAGAACCCTAACAGCCCTAACTTAATCTCTGAGTCAACCACAGTGATTAACAAATAATTAACGTATaagaaatattatattttataatattataatcaCGTGCAATGCGCGTGACCTAAGGGAAAAAGACTAAGCAAAACATCATTATATACAAGCTAAAGAAGCAGACATATAGCACAACGCTAGATCTTTGACCACAAcgaaaatgaagaaaacagAGCTCTTGTTCATCCCTGGTCCAGGGATGGGTCATCTGGCCTCGGCTGTGGAGTTTGGGAAGCTTCTTATCAATCGAGATGAGCATCTTTCTATAGTTTACATCACCATTGACCTTTCCTATAATACTGGAGTTGATGCCTTCATGGAATCCCAATTAACAGACGCCAATTCATGCATACGATTTGTGAACATCCCTTATCAGATTGATTCATCAGATCATCAAGAACCAAAATCCAAGAACAGAAATGTTGTCGCTGTTGAGCTGATCAATCGACAGAAACCACTTGTCAGAGATGCAGTCCTTGACATAAtatctaaggccaattcggatCGAGAAATTGCAGGTATTGTAGTTGACATGTTCTGTGTAGGCATGATTGATGTGGCACAAGAATTTGAGCTGCCCAGTTACTTGTTCTTCACTTCTAGCGCTGGTTTTCTTGGACTTATGTTGCATGTTCAGTCATTACATGATGAATACAATGAAGATATCACCCACTATAAAGATTCAGATGCTGAGCTCTTGGTCCCGAGTTTCAGCAATCCAGTGCCTGCTAAGGTGTTGCCCACCACAATGCTAGACAAAAACTGGGGCTCGGCGGCTGTTGTTACTTCAGCTCGAAGGATGCTAGAAGTGAAAGGAATCATAGTTAACACGTTCCACGAGCTAGAGTCATATGCAATTAAGTCACTTTCGGGTCAAGAAGGAAAGATCCCACGAATCTACCCGATCGGACCTATAATCAACTGGAACTCTAAGCAGGATGATGGGATCATGAGCTGGTTAGACACTCAACCTTCTTGTTCTGTggtgtttttgtgttttgggaGCTTAGGAAGCTTCAGCTGTGAGCAGGTGAAGGAGATTGCAGTGGCTCTGGAGCATAGTCGGTGTCGGTTTCTGTGGTCCTTAAGGCAGCCTCCAGCAAAGGGAGAGATTGATGCTCCATCTGCATATGCAAATCCCGAGGAAGTTCTCCCTGAAGGCTTCTTGCAGAGAACTTCTGGGGTTGGAAAAGTGATTGGTTGGGCACCACAAATGGCAGTCTTATCTCACCCTGCAGTCGGAGGTTTTGTTTCTCACTGTGGTTGGAATTCTATCTTGGAGAGCTTGTGGGCTGGAGCGCCCATTGCTGCCTGGCCTATGTATGCTGAGCAACAGACAAATGCTTTTGAGGTTGTAGCGGAGCTGGGAATTGCTGTTGAAATAAAAATGGATTACAGGAACGATGCTAACATGGAGAGCAAGATAATAGTCTCAGCTGATGAGATAGAGAATGGGATAAAGAGACTTATGATGGACAGAAACAAGGATGAAATCAGAGAGAAGGTGAAGGATCTGAAAGAAATATGCAGACAGGCAATTGTGGAGGAAGGTTCATCCTACATTTCTTTGGCTCAtctaattgaaaattttaaagaaaaaatgtagAGGAATGTGGTAATAATTTTCATTTACAGATTTTGTTTGTTAATGTAAGCACTTCTGTGCATGTCCTCTATTTGTCTAATTGCCAGTCTGATCTAAATAAAAGTGTGTAAATCTGATGCCATCAGCAGAGATATGTGAACTATACTACTACCATACAAGCCAATAGTCATACCTCTCAATGACCATCTCATGAgttcgggcaaattacattttatccTCCCGTGATTTTTGTAAAAATCACATAACCCTCTCATGATTCTAAAAGTTATACGTAAATCCTTTGTGATTTAGGTTGAAGTGTCAAACAGACGGAAAGCACCTACAGTGACACGATTCGTGTGGGTGAAATGTCCAAATTACCctaatataaatacaaaaaaggaAGCAGATTTTCCCTTGCTCTAATCTTTGTTGTGAAAGTAGCTGTGAAAGAGTATCTGTCAAAGAGTGTCACGAGAAAGTATTTTGAAACAAGAGCTCTAGTCATGGTTTCATGCTGCATGGGAGCTGCTGCTTGTCCCTGTCTAGGCCCCCACCATTGATTCCATACTGCCCTTCTCCGTTGTTACCTCCGCTGCCATGACCAGTACTACTGCTGCCATATCCTGAGCCAGGGCCCTGCACCAGCCCCTGCCATGGCCATAGCTGCTGCCCCAACTCCCTTGCCTGCTGCTTGCACCAGGACCATAGCTACCACCATTCCATCCACCACCATTACCGCCGCCACCTGGACCATATTTACCGCCTGGACCACCACCTCCACCCAATCCAGACCCACTACCACCACTTCCACCTGACCCACCACCATTACCACCTACAGAGCCATATCCACTGCCGTCATTGCTGCCTCCGCTTCCAGCCCCATAACCACCACCATTACCATCTACAGAGCCATATCCACTGACGTCATTGAAAAAGATAAAGAGCACAGATCTAGATCTAGGTTCTATTGAGTCCGTTAAAGTGATCGGGGGTAATATGAGAATGTTTCTTACTGCTACCAGTAGTACAACCGCGTTTAAGTCACGAATCGTCGCGATGACGAGTGATTTTCGTCTGTTTGACACTTCAACCCAAATCACAAGAGTTTATGTATATGTATAGCTTTTAGAATCATAGGAGTTTATGTGATTTTTGCGAAAATTATAGgggataaaatgtaatttgtcCTATGAGTTTTGCTTTTAACAAATAACCATAATTACTTTTCCTTTCAGTCCTAATATTGACTTGAAAACTATTAACTTTTCTTCGTGGAACCATTACTTCTTAATACTAATTCCTGCAATTTCTTCACAAACTAGAGGGAAACTTCCAAGTACTCTGCTTGCGAAGTAATTTACTTTGTGAAGGATAATCTGGAGGAATCAGCATAAGTCTCTAAAAGAAAGAAACTGCAAGCTGATAGAAGCGTagcaaaacaaaatctgaaatttcttcaCATAAACTTTTTTCATCATAATTTCTTGTGGAAGAAGGAGAAATCCTTATGCTACAAATcgtgcattttcttgaatttgcccGCAGGTGGATTCATTCCCTTAACAAGATAAAAACCATCTTTTTTAACTGACCAAAGACATATGTTAGATTTAATTAAATTGCGACCACATTGAGAAGACAAGTTAcgatcaaaaacaacaaaactACGTATTCTTCGGAACCACCGGTGAATGAAGTGGTATCCAGCAAATTCATGCGAAATGTCTCGGTTAAAATTCCTATTCATGGCAAGCTGATGAACTCCCAGATCTTCTTTTTTCGATTTGCAATGGACGATCAGAGGACTTTTGGCATCGGCTAGGTTAATGGCACGTGGGATATATTTATATCAAGTGTTATGTTTATTTAACTTGTTATATgttgtttatttaattttcttttattctgaCGTGATAAGTAGGATTGATATTGAATTTGACACACCGAATAGTGACATAAAAAATTCTAACTGGATTATTGGTTATAAAaactttatatttttctaaGGATAAATTTTTTATGCATTGATATTGTATATACTAACAGATTTAAATGcatgtcatatatatatatttatatttaatttaatatttaaatttaaattcgtATAATATGACATCCATTCAACTCCGTCCGTGTATATAAAAAAGAGAAATCATTTTCCTAAACGGGCATGTACATGTATGCTCTGAACCAAGTAAACAGTTAGGATGAACAAGCAGAAAGGGCATTTAATTGAAATGAAACTCATTGTACTTCCTGTAGCTGTAGGCTGCAATCTTGCACGTGAAATGCAGAATTCCCGCCTTAAACAGAGGTGATCAACAGGGCACCATAAATATTGCGGGGTCAAAATGAAGTACGTCATAATAAGGAAAAATCTTAACTGACGTAACAGCACATTGAATTAAATCTTGAACATAGAGAGGTCAAATCGATACACACAATTCATGTCGAAATGATGTATGTTTTCCCACTTTACAGTCCTCCTTGTTGAAAGGATGGGTCAATCTGCCATGAATTGTTAGGTTGTCCCAATTGCAGGCAACCAAAACTTTAGCtccatttttcaatttaaaacaATATGATTTAGGCATCTCTAATTTAAGTCAGAAAAATTTGCGGACCCTTTTGCAATTTTGAATATATGAGGCACTAGGTGAATTTTTATATACAAAattgtgtaatttttttttattttcccctCACCTTCGGATAGATATTGTAAATGTATACCTTGGTTTGAGGAAATTATCATTTGGCATCATTTCTTGTGCAGCATTTCTTCTTGTTATTGTAAGTGTgaattagctttttttttttttggtgtgtgtgtatatgtatatgCAATTATGCATACATGTTAGAGGAAATAATTCAATCCATAAATAATTACCCAACCGACACCAAAGCTGACAAATGTGTATGGATAACTAAAACAAGTACACTTAAATGGTTGACTCACTTTGATTTTGACAGGGTGTcgagcctgtacaataataattacctactcgagaaaaatataaattttgtatataacggtgagcagggtcgaatccacagggactggggataactTATTTCTTTCAGAGTCCGAAGTATGGGGAtttttggagaatataaaataactaattaactaaccaATAAAACAACTACTagaaataaatagaaattaatcaataaccaatacgactctagccaaaggtacaacttttcagacacggtccatgcaactgatcatcgatgcaaagataattcaattactcattaataaattggttatagttatcatacacgcgatgaacaaccagtctttttttaatttctcgatagttaaggtacgaccgttaactatttccctaaccaagaaataaccctaggtacgaccgtaggatttaattactcgattgcattaataattagaaaaactcaaccctaaccaacaaacacgctacgagggtttgtttaaattagatcatgcatttccctaacatgaaaccaatcacgctagtcgtCATTGGTATAATCAATTGAACGATTAAGGATCCAATCAATTAATTTGACAGTAaattattaggttaattcgaatatcgggctcttgacattcaaataacagaATAATCATaagcaattaaaccagaaagcgtacgaataccaatgaataaaagaaataagtaaaataatttgaTCTCATAGATATTTGGAATCGAGTCTTCAAGTTGACCTTCGACTAGATGAAaaacttagccacgcctcatgagaaaatctccacGTAATTTTACTGAGGTCCAGGCCATCAAAGGgaccaagaaagaaaaaaaaaaactaaactaacCTAAAAGCTATCATAAGAGCCGCCTGtacgtttctttctttttaaagccaaaatgACTAATCATCAATGCCTTCTCTCCGTGGTCCCCGCCGAAATTTAGAGTCCAAAAGCTACTAGAAGAATGCCCTGCCGAATTAAGAGAAGAGAATACAAAAAGGTGGGGCCCTTTGATAATATATTTCTGGAAGATTTTCCTTAAGCTAATTGGATTTATCATGGCAAAACCATGGCAAAACCATAGATAAACCATTGTTTGGTACAAGGGCCCCACGGATTTGTATTAATTATCATTCATACGTTCTTTAGCAGTTTTTTACAAGTCTTTAGCTCTCTCATATTGCTAGCATAAGACGAAAGAGAAATAAGAAAGTAGAGATTTAGGCAGCCAACCCTAGATTAGATCCAAACCACCGGAAACTCTGAAAAAAATACCTTGTTTTTAGGATCCTAAAAGACCAAAAGACGGTGTAGTACCCATTAAAGCCTTTCAGTTACAAAGCAGGCGCCAGGGGAAGATCCGGTGAGGCAAAACTCCTAatcacaagattcccattttcaTAGCATCAgaaggaaaatttggatttaaagCAAGGAAGGTAAAATCTCAGTTATCTTTCTTAAAGTATCTAGTAGTCATTTATTTCTTAAATTCCAGTTAATCATCCTGatattttatatgaattttgaaCCGCCTTTTCAATTTACATCCACTCCAGAAAACGCATACAAATTAGCATTACAAACCCTCAGACAACCAGATACCTATTATTATTTTGACAAAAGTTTAGAGGAAATTGAAACAAACAGGCTAGTGGTACCAAACACCACCAGATACCTATTATTATTTTGACAACCTGATACCAAACAGGCTAGTGGTTGGACTTTCAAGGCTCCAATTAAAGACCTATGTGAAACTATGTTGGACTTTCAAGGTTCCAATTAAAGACTTACGTGATTAATCAAATATTCTACAAACTTTATtacaaaaattctttttacttttatatttttcttgttcttcttccAATTAAAGACTTACGTGATTAATCAAATATTCTACAAACTTTATTacaaaaattctttttatttttatatttttcttgttcttctaatttttgtctttctattgattttaattcaGAGTATTTATGCCAAAGTAAATCTATTATGTAAATTGAAAAGGCGGttcaaaattcatataaaatatCAGGATGATTAACTGGAATTTAAGAAATAAATGACTACTAGATACTTTAAGAAAGATAACTGAGATTTTACCTTCCTTGctttaaatccaaattttccttcTGATGCTAtgaaaatgggaatcttgtgatTAGGAGTTTTGCCTCACCGGATCTTCCCCTGGCGCCTGCTTTGTAACTGAAAGGCTTTAATGGGTACTACACCGTCTTTTGGTCTTTTAGGATCCTAAAAACAAGGTATCTTTTCCAGAGTTTCCGGTGGTTTGGATCTAATCTAGGGTTGGCTGCCTAAATCTCTACTTTCTTATTTCTCTTTCGTCTTATGCTAGCAATATGAGAGAGCCAAAGACTTGTAAAAAACTGCTAAAGAACGTATGAAATTGGAGTTTTTATTGGATGCTTTAATTTACAGGATGTAAGTGCATCGTACCCAACATTGGTTTGGGACGTATGCCTTTATAGACTTCTTGTGCAAACTGTGCGGACTTAAAATTTTTGACTCAAAGTCCGTGGACATGACATGTTAACTTTACGGACTTAAGACCTTCTGAAATCCGTAAAAACATCAAATCAATTTTGCCTAACTATACAATGTGGCCGACAACTAATAAAAGCATTATGACCGACCTATACATAGATTCTAAATAAATTTGGCCAAACTATACAATGTGGCCTGATAACTAATAAAAGCTTTATGACCGATCTATACATTATAGCTTTTGACAAGATGGCCGAAGAATTATCCTTCCATCATATTTTCGATGTTGCTCATTTCTTCTGGTCCCATTGTTTCCCAATAATGATCATCATTATATTCTTCATCTGCTTCGATATCCAAATGCCTTGCTCCTGTGCTCATATAATATCCttccaaatatttttcaaaGACTTCTGGATAATTGGTACTTATAGTGAAATCTTTTTCTAACTTAAACCTGTATGGGacatatatcttttgtatcttattTTCATATACTAACCTAATTCCATTTTCCCATTGATCTATGAAATGTCTGTAAGctaattggatcattttagcaTTTATCAATTGTTCTTTCAATTCTAATGGACATTCCACTAGACTGCTGCTGATTTTCTCTAGTTCTTCTGTCGTTCTCCTTGCTGGTGGTATATTGCTGACTGTAATCATCATTCTATGTATTGCTGGTTCTATATCAAAAAGTCCTATCCATTCTGCTGGCGCGGATTTGATATGTACAGTTGCCCACTGTCCATAGTCTAGCATTTTTCTGATGAAGTATCCGAGATGAGTTCCAAGACAATGAGTATCTTCTGGATTTGtaacaataattttttccagGAATCCGGCATCCATAAGAAATTGTGGTGTTAAAATAACTCTTTCCCCATTTACTCTTAGTATCTTTGGGGATGAATATTTTGATAAGATAATAGTGGCTCTGAGGAAAAAATTACTGAGTGTATGTATACAATGGCTATTTATTTTCTGGTGGTCACAGGCTTCTGGATTGTTTGGGCAATGTTTTTCTGGGTCGATGAAGAAAGATGGATGTAGTCTAATGGCTGCTGTATTTCTAATTGGGTCTTTTGCTATTTCATAAAAGTATT
It includes:
- the LOC113703579 gene encoding anthocyanidin 3-O-glucosyltransferase 2-like, with product MKKTELLFIPGPGMGHLASAVEFGKLLINRDEHLSIVYITIDLSYNTGVDAFMESQLTDANSCIRFVNIPYQIDSSDHQEPKSKNRNVVAVELINRQKPLVRDAVLDIISKANSDREIAGIVVDMFCVGMIDVAQEFELPSYLFFTSSAGFLGLMLHVQSLHDEYNEDITHYKDSDAELLVPSFSNPVPAKVLPTTMLDKNWGSAAVVTSARRMLEVKGIIVNTFHELESYAIKSLSGQEGKIPRIYPIGPIINWNSKQDDGIMSWLDTQPSCSVVFLCFGSLGSFSCEQVKEIAVALEHSRCRFLWSLRQPPAKGEIDAPSAYANPEEVLPEGFLQRTSGVGKVIGWAPQMAVLSHPAVGGFVSHCGWNSILESLWAGAPIAAWPMYAEQQTNAFEVVAELGIAVEIKMDYRNDANMESKIIVSADEIENGIKRLMMDRNKDEIREKVKDLKEICRQAIVEEGSSYISLAHLIENFKEKM